In Vanacampus margaritifer isolate UIUO_Vmar chromosome 9, RoL_Vmar_1.0, whole genome shotgun sequence, the following proteins share a genomic window:
- the tmem242 gene encoding transmembrane protein 242 yields the protein MSAAHEKLVKMSQNEEEEDDKLQLIKGAVFLATVSSLGLIAGFGSTLALSRKNNPDSFNKGVMATAALPESGVALALRALGRGSAYAFCGVGLLSLAAWKLLGVGSLSDFRHKMASLFPPIPKSDAAAGSDPHDLDSLFKSK from the exons ATGTCCGCAGCCCATGAAAAGCTCgtgaaaatgtctcaaaatgaggaggaggaggacgacaaACTGCAGCTGATTAAAG GTGCCGTGTTCCTGGCTACTGTGTCGTCTTTGGGCCTGATCGCAGGCTTCGGATCCACTTTGGCTTTGTCCAGGAAGAACAACCCGGACTCCTTCAACAAG GGCGTCATGGCGACGGCGGCGCTCCCCGAGAGCGGCGTGGCGTTGGCCCTGCGGGCTCTGGGTCGCGGTTCGGCGTACGCGTTCTGCGGCGTGGGCCTGCTCAGCTTGGCCGCGTGGAAGCTGCTCGGCGTCGGCAGC CTGTCCGACTTCAGACACAAGATGGCGTCGTTGTTCCCGCCCATCCCCAAGTCGGACGCGGCGGCAGGGTCCGACCCGCATGACCTCGACTCGCTCTTCAAGTCCAAGTGA